One Bombus pyrosoma isolate SC7728 linkage group LG7, ASM1482585v1, whole genome shotgun sequence genomic window carries:
- the LOC122569005 gene encoding DNA-binding protein inhibitor ID-2: protein MKAMVVSPVGGRVPPSRGVLHSSLGINGTRRDLEAEEVAAYLTKLRSLVPDMPRKRKLSKLEVIQRVIEYICDLQTTLEETNVHHESTVAKTTPRQPLQPLLNAPTTVPTTTTTSSTSTITGMVAER, encoded by the coding sequence ATGAAGGCGATGGTGGTAAGCCCAGTGGGCGGCAGAGTACCGCCAAGTCGAGGTGTTCTGCACAGCAGCCTGGGCATCAACGGAACTCGTCGTGACCTGGAAGCAGAAGAAGTGGCCGCTTACCTAACGAAGCTGAGATCCCTGGTGCCTGACATGCCGAGGAAACGGAAGTTATCCAAGCTGGAGGTTATCCAGAGGGTGATCGAGTACATCTGCGATCTTCAGACGACCCTGGAGGAAACGAACGTTCATCACGAATCCACCGTAGCGAAAACGACACCGAGGCAACCGTTGCAACCGTTGTTGAATGCCCCGACGACCGTTccaacgacgacgacaacaTCGTCAACATCCACGATCACCGGAATGGTCGCGGAACGGTGA